The following are encoded in a window of Candidatus Microthrix parvicella Bio17-1 genomic DNA:
- a CDS encoding 4a-hydroxytetrahydrobiopterin dehydratase — protein sequence MMITEEEATTMTEPSNAESDDQPQNEGLTDDEVRAALRRLPGWQLHDGALRRRFEFADFAEAFAFMSRVAPLAEAANHHPDWSNSYNVVTVDLISHDAGTLTMRDTDLAAAIQRVA from the coding sequence ATGATGATCACAGAGGAAGAGGCCACGACGATGACCGAACCATCAAATGCCGAGAGCGATGACCAGCCCCAGAACGAGGGCCTCACCGACGACGAGGTGCGGGCCGCCCTGCGGCGCCTGCCCGGATGGCAATTGCACGACGGTGCGCTGCGCCGCCGCTTCGAGTTCGCCGACTTTGCTGAGGCCTTCGCGTTCATGAGCCGGGTGGCGCCATTGGCCGAAGCGGCCAATCATCACCCGGACTGGTCAAACAGCTACAACGTCGTGACCGTCGACCTCATCAGCCATGACGCCGGCACGCTGACCATGCGAGACACCGACCTGGCCGCAGCGATCCAACGCGTCGCCTGA
- a CDS encoding TIGR03621 family F420-dependent LLM class oxidoreductase, which yields MPTPFRFAIQLSHPLPGTTWAETARRVEQVGFSALHMPDHFGDQLAPVTAMAWAAAATEELKVGALVFDNDYRHPVVLHKELATLDALTGGRVELGLGAGWMRWDYERSGMDYDEPKIRVDRFEEALLVLKGLFASGEFSHHGTHYTIDALEGLPRPTVEGGPPIMIGAGGPRMLGIAGAHADIIGVNARIPSGAVDAEAAKDFAPERIDQKLEWIRAAAGNRFDDIELNVLVFLATITDDARGMAQGIAAMFGGEPSIERGVGAAVNAAANGAHDDKAPTSDAASNSSGGFTTDTVLGAPAILLGTLDEMADTLRERRERWGISYITLQGPEALNLAPLIATLTGT from the coding sequence ATGCCCACACCATTTCGTTTCGCCATCCAGTTGTCGCATCCGCTGCCCGGAACCACCTGGGCCGAGACCGCGCGCCGCGTGGAACAGGTCGGCTTCTCGGCACTCCACATGCCCGATCACTTTGGCGATCAGCTGGCACCGGTGACCGCCATGGCCTGGGCCGCTGCGGCCACCGAGGAGCTGAAGGTGGGGGCGCTGGTGTTCGACAACGACTACCGCCACCCGGTGGTGTTACACAAGGAACTGGCCACGCTGGACGCGTTGACGGGCGGCCGCGTAGAGCTGGGCCTGGGCGCCGGCTGGATGCGGTGGGACTACGAGCGATCCGGGATGGACTACGACGAGCCCAAGATCCGCGTCGACCGCTTTGAGGAGGCCCTTCTGGTGCTCAAGGGGCTGTTTGCCTCCGGCGAGTTCAGCCACCATGGCACGCACTACACGATCGATGCGCTTGAAGGGCTGCCGCGCCCCACCGTGGAGGGCGGACCGCCGATCATGATCGGAGCCGGTGGCCCCCGCATGCTGGGCATCGCCGGAGCCCACGCCGACATCATCGGGGTCAATGCCCGCATCCCTTCCGGCGCCGTCGACGCCGAGGCGGCCAAAGACTTCGCCCCGGAACGCATCGACCAGAAGCTGGAATGGATCCGTGCCGCTGCCGGGAACCGCTTTGATGACATCGAGTTGAACGTACTGGTGTTCTTGGCCACGATCACCGATGACGCACGGGGCATGGCCCAGGGCATCGCTGCGATGTTCGGAGGCGAGCCCAGCATCGAGCGTGGGGTGGGCGCGGCCGTCAATGCTGCTGCAAACGGGGCTCACGACGACAAGGCCCCAACAAGCGATGCAGCGTCCAACTCGTCGGGCGGATTCACGACCGACACCGTGTTGGGTGCGCCGGCCATCCTCTTGGGGACGCTGGACGAGATGGCCGACACCCTGCGCGAGCGGCGCGAGCGCTGGGGCATCAGCTACATCACGCTGCAAGGGCCCGAGGCGCTCAACCTGGCGCCGCTGATCGCCACATTGACCGGCACCTGA
- the sufU gene encoding Fe-S cluster assembly sulfur transfer protein SufU, translating to MAGLEDLYREIILDHYRSPRHRGQLETPPAVRAEGYNPLCGDEVVVYLDVNDAGVVADVAIDGQGCSISQSSASMMSAAIQGRTVDEVRALVRSFKQMMSIHENELSGEDDDGDEEPAGEPEAPDLGDLAALQGVVKFPVRIKCATLSWNTLVQALDDAGV from the coding sequence ATGGCCGGTCTCGAAGACCTGTACCGCGAGATCATCCTCGATCACTACCGAAGCCCGCGCCACCGCGGCCAACTGGAAACACCGCCCGCCGTGCGGGCAGAGGGCTACAACCCGCTGTGCGGCGACGAAGTGGTGGTCTACCTGGACGTCAACGATGCGGGCGTGGTGGCCGACGTGGCCATCGACGGCCAGGGTTGTTCGATCAGCCAGTCATCCGCATCGATGATGAGTGCGGCCATTCAGGGCCGCACCGTCGACGAGGTGCGGGCGTTGGTGCGCTCGTTCAAGCAGATGATGTCAATCCACGAAAACGAACTCAGTGGGGAAGACGACGACGGCGATGAAGAACCGGCCGGCGAGCCGGAAGCCCCAGACCTGGGCGACCTGGCGGCCCTGCAGGGAGTAGTGAAGTTTCCGGTGCGAATCAAGTGCGCCACCCTCTCGTGGAACACCCTGGTGCAGGCCCTCGACGACGCCGGCGTCTAA
- a CDS encoding aminotransferase class V-fold PLP-dependent enzyme codes for MSELRNLPGDPLDAVALQRQFPVLQRSIKGHRMAFLDSAASSQKPQRVIDAMSGFYETINANVHRGVYEISEQATNALEGVRSDVARFIGASDVDEVVFTKNATESLNLVAGSWGRANLGPGDAIVLTMLEHHANIVPWQMLASERGFDIRWIPLTEDAQLDLGNLDTLLDGAKLVGLTAASNVTGTLTPVRRIADAAHDAGALVCVDACQYVPHAACDVNALGADFLAFSGHKMCGPTGIGVLWARRSILEDMPPFLGGGSMIQDVRLDGFVPTGIPHRFEAGTPPIAEIIGLGEAIAFLNEVGMEAVQAHEQAMSAYAFRTLTERFGERMVIHGPAEPDQRAGVMSFALGDVHPHDVSQILDEHGVAVRAGHHCAKPLMKALGVGATARASWYLYNTPDDIDALADGLEATARFFL; via the coding sequence ATGAGCGAACTGCGAAACCTGCCGGGCGACCCTCTGGACGCCGTTGCGCTGCAGCGGCAGTTTCCGGTCCTTCAGCGCTCCATCAAAGGCCATCGCATGGCCTTTCTCGACAGCGCCGCGTCGTCGCAGAAGCCTCAACGTGTCATCGATGCGATGTCCGGCTTTTACGAGACGATCAACGCCAATGTTCACCGGGGCGTCTATGAGATCTCCGAGCAGGCCACCAATGCGTTGGAGGGGGTCCGCTCCGATGTCGCCCGATTCATCGGAGCGTCCGACGTCGACGAGGTGGTGTTCACAAAGAACGCCACCGAGTCACTCAACCTGGTTGCAGGGTCGTGGGGCAGGGCCAACCTGGGTCCCGGCGACGCCATCGTGCTCACCATGTTGGAACACCACGCCAACATCGTCCCCTGGCAGATGCTGGCGTCCGAGCGCGGGTTCGACATCCGATGGATCCCGCTGACCGAGGACGCCCAACTGGACCTTGGCAACCTCGACACGCTGTTGGATGGCGCAAAGCTGGTGGGCCTCACCGCCGCATCCAACGTCACCGGCACCCTCACCCCCGTTCGACGCATCGCTGACGCCGCTCACGACGCCGGTGCGCTCGTGTGCGTCGACGCCTGCCAGTACGTGCCACACGCCGCCTGCGACGTCAACGCGCTCGGCGCCGATTTTTTGGCGTTCTCCGGCCACAAGATGTGCGGGCCGACCGGCATCGGTGTGCTGTGGGCCCGACGCAGCATCCTTGAGGACATGCCCCCGTTTCTCGGTGGCGGTTCGATGATTCAGGACGTTCGCCTCGACGGGTTCGTCCCCACCGGCATACCTCATCGATTTGAGGCAGGTACCCCGCCCATCGCCGAGATCATCGGGCTGGGAGAGGCAATCGCCTTCCTCAACGAGGTGGGGATGGAAGCCGTTCAGGCCCATGAGCAGGCCATGTCCGCTTACGCCTTTCGCACGCTGACCGAACGCTTTGGCGAACGCATGGTGATCCACGGCCCCGCCGAGCCGGATCAACGAGCCGGGGTGATGAGCTTTGCATTGGGCGACGTTCACCCCCACGACGTGTCCCAGATCCTCGACGAACACGGTGTTGCGGTGCGGGCCGGACACCATTGCGCCAAACCGCTGATGAAGGCGCTGGGCGTTGGCGCCACGGCCCGGGCATCGTGGTACCTCTACAACACCCCCGACGACATCGACGCCCTCGCCGACGGCCTGGAAGCCACGGCCCGGTTCTTTCTGTAG
- the tpx gene encoding thiol peroxidase: MASITIGGNEVHTVGTPPAEGAHAPSFDLTGVDLGEISLGGLSGQNVVLNIFPSIDTPTCAASVRAFNERAAALDNTTVLCVSADLPFAQQRFCGAEGIDGVLMGSTFRTAAFGKDYGLTMGDGPMAGLLARAVLVVDGDGQVVHSQLVPELADEPDYDEALAAL, from the coding sequence ATGGCCAGCATCACCATCGGTGGCAACGAGGTCCACACCGTCGGTACGCCGCCCGCCGAGGGCGCCCATGCGCCGAGCTTCGACCTGACCGGCGTCGACCTGGGCGAGATCTCCTTGGGCGGGCTCTCCGGTCAGAACGTCGTGCTCAACATCTTCCCGTCGATCGACACCCCCACGTGTGCCGCTTCGGTGCGGGCGTTCAACGAGCGGGCGGCGGCTCTCGACAACACCACGGTGTTGTGCGTCTCGGCGGACCTACCGTTTGCCCAGCAGCGCTTCTGTGGCGCCGAGGGGATCGACGGCGTGCTGATGGGCTCCACCTTCCGCACGGCTGCGTTCGGCAAGGACTACGGCCTGACCATGGGCGATGGCCCCATGGCCGGCCTGTTGGCCCGAGCCGTCCTGGTGGTCGACGGTGACGGCCAGGTGGTGCACAGCCAGTTGGTGCCCGAACTGGCCGACGAGCCCGACTACGACGAGGCGTTGGCTGCGCTGTAG
- the guaB gene encoding IMP dehydrogenase, whose translation MSTPHNLSDRPGPNALHYAAEDGSDSGSRLSAFNARFGPPGLTFDDVMLLPAASDVLPQNADTSAVFARDIRLSVPIVSAAMDTVTEAGMAIALARLGGLGVVHRNLSPEEQAHEVDRVKRSESGMISDPVTLTADRPVADALDLMARFHISGVPITDAAGTLVGILTNRDLRFETDNDQLISAVMTPIPLVTTPVGTTLDEARVLFARHKIEKLPVVDDEGRLCGLITVKDLQKRIDHPQATKDSDGRLRVAAAIGVGADALGRAKLLVDAGVDALIVDTSHGHSFAVIDTVRGLRSDWDGPIVAGNIATAEAAEALIGAGADAIKVGIGPGAICTTRVVTGIGAPQITAVWECSQVAQRHGVPVIADGGIQYTGDVPKAIGAGASTVMLGGYLAGVDESPGEIVFYQGERYKEYRGMGSIGAMKARSFSKDRYFQAHVTEADKLVPEGIEARVPYKGPLSGVVGQLVGGLQQAMGYTGCATLDQLRSEARFVRMTAAGLRESHPHDVTITEQAPNYRLR comes from the coding sequence ATGTCGACCCCGCACAACCTCTCCGATCGTCCCGGGCCGAACGCCCTACACTATGCGGCGGAGGACGGAAGCGACAGCGGGTCCCGGCTTTCGGCCTTCAACGCCAGGTTCGGCCCTCCGGGCCTGACGTTCGACGACGTGATGTTGTTGCCGGCCGCCTCCGACGTGCTGCCCCAAAATGCCGACACTTCAGCGGTGTTCGCGCGGGACATTCGGCTCTCGGTGCCCATCGTGTCGGCCGCCATGGACACGGTGACCGAAGCGGGCATGGCGATCGCACTGGCCCGGCTGGGCGGTCTCGGAGTGGTGCACCGCAACCTGTCACCGGAGGAACAGGCTCACGAGGTGGACCGGGTGAAGCGCTCGGAGTCGGGCATGATCTCCGACCCGGTCACCTTGACCGCCGACCGTCCCGTGGCCGACGCGCTGGACCTGATGGCCCGGTTCCACATCTCAGGGGTGCCCATCACCGACGCCGCCGGGACGCTCGTGGGCATCCTCACCAACCGCGACCTGCGGTTCGAAACCGACAACGACCAGCTGATTTCGGCCGTGATGACCCCCATCCCGCTGGTGACCACACCGGTGGGCACCACCCTCGACGAGGCCCGGGTGCTGTTCGCCCGGCACAAGATCGAAAAGTTGCCCGTCGTGGACGACGAGGGCCGGCTTTGTGGCCTGATCACCGTCAAGGACCTTCAAAAGCGCATCGACCATCCTCAGGCCACCAAGGATTCCGATGGCCGCCTCCGGGTGGCAGCGGCCATCGGCGTCGGGGCCGACGCCCTCGGGCGCGCGAAGTTGTTGGTGGATGCGGGCGTCGATGCCCTCATCGTCGACACATCCCACGGCCACAGCTTTGCCGTCATCGACACCGTGCGCGGCCTGCGGAGCGACTGGGATGGTCCCATCGTGGCCGGCAACATCGCCACCGCTGAGGCGGCCGAGGCGCTGATCGGGGCCGGCGCGGACGCCATCAAGGTGGGGATCGGCCCCGGCGCAATCTGCACCACCCGGGTGGTCACCGGCATCGGAGCCCCCCAGATCACCGCGGTGTGGGAATGCTCACAGGTCGCCCAGCGCCACGGCGTGCCGGTGATCGCCGACGGCGGCATCCAATACACCGGCGACGTGCCCAAGGCCATCGGCGCCGGCGCATCAACCGTGATGTTGGGCGGCTACCTGGCCGGCGTCGACGAGAGCCCCGGCGAAATCGTGTTCTATCAGGGCGAGCGCTACAAGGAGTACCGCGGCATGGGCTCGATCGGGGCGATGAAGGCCCGATCGTTCTCCAAGGACCGCTACTTTCAGGCGCACGTCACCGAGGCCGACAAGTTGGTACCCGAGGGGATCGAGGCCCGCGTTCCCTACAAGGGTCCGTTGAGCGGTGTCGTCGGCCAGTTGGTGGGAGGCCTCCAGCAGGCCATGGGGTACACCGGCTGTGCCACGCTGGACCAGCTGCGCAGCGAGGCCCGGTTCGTACGCATGACCGCAGCCGGCCTGAGGGAGAGCCACCCCCACGACGTCACGATCACCGAGCAGGCCCCCAACTACCGCCTGAGGTAA
- the cysS gene encoding cysteine--tRNA ligase, which produces MSASDSDVPFDGAARPAPLVNLRLFDTRRRSVEPFLPLNPPHVGIYTCGPTVYAPQHLGNMRSQLTPDLLRRVLLVGGYDVTYVTNITDVGHLTDDADQGDDKMEAAAARTGRTAEDIAAHYTSQWADDRRALGCLEPDELPRAAAHVAEQIELIGILERGGHTYVIDDGVYFDISTFPAYADFAGLNVAAQTTSGRVDNTGAKRNPPDFALWKFTPEGVRRQQEWDSPWGRGFPGWHIECSAMSRRYLGDSFDIHTGGIDHIGVHHTNEVAQSEAALGVHPWVGHWVHNEFLNLSGAKLSKSAGHALTVETLVDRGYEPLAFRYLFLTAHYRQQQDFTWAAMDQAAVAFRRLRKAAATARTEAIAAGGLPADIVAPDDSPTRNDDIVQRLVGSEPVIAHVAAFWEALADDLASPRAVAALWDALRDDDLGPAERWALLADVDRALGLGLAAAADPDAVAEATGTDERIDALLAERQVARAERNFVRADEIRDELVAENVIVTDTADGATWRRSAG; this is translated from the coding sequence ATGTCAGCTTCCGACAGCGATGTTCCTTTCGACGGCGCTGCACGTCCCGCTCCCTTGGTCAATCTGCGACTGTTCGACACCCGTCGTCGAAGCGTCGAGCCGTTTCTTCCGCTGAACCCGCCCCACGTTGGCATCTACACCTGTGGGCCCACGGTGTATGCGCCACAACACCTGGGCAACATGCGAAGCCAGCTCACCCCGGACCTGTTGCGACGCGTTCTTCTGGTTGGGGGGTACGACGTCACCTACGTCACCAACATCACCGACGTGGGCCACCTCACCGACGACGCCGACCAGGGCGATGACAAAATGGAGGCCGCCGCCGCACGCACGGGGAGAACCGCCGAGGACATTGCGGCCCACTACACCTCCCAGTGGGCCGACGATCGCCGCGCCCTGGGCTGCCTCGAACCCGATGAGTTGCCACGGGCCGCCGCACACGTGGCCGAGCAGATCGAGCTGATCGGAATCCTGGAGCGGGGCGGGCACACCTACGTCATCGACGATGGGGTCTACTTCGACATCTCCACCTTCCCGGCCTACGCCGACTTCGCTGGCTTGAACGTGGCCGCCCAGACGACGAGCGGTCGGGTTGACAACACCGGAGCCAAGCGAAATCCGCCCGATTTCGCGTTGTGGAAGTTCACCCCCGAGGGCGTGAGACGGCAACAGGAGTGGGATTCTCCGTGGGGCCGCGGGTTTCCCGGCTGGCACATCGAGTGCTCGGCGATGTCCCGCCGGTACCTGGGCGATTCCTTCGACATCCACACCGGCGGCATCGACCACATCGGCGTGCATCACACCAACGAGGTCGCCCAGAGCGAGGCGGCGCTCGGCGTGCACCCCTGGGTCGGTCACTGGGTGCACAACGAGTTTCTCAACCTGTCGGGCGCCAAGCTGTCGAAATCGGCAGGACACGCACTCACGGTGGAAACGCTGGTCGATCGCGGCTACGAACCGCTGGCGTTTCGGTACCTCTTCCTCACCGCTCACTACCGCCAGCAGCAGGACTTCACCTGGGCGGCCATGGATCAGGCGGCGGTGGCGTTCAGGCGGCTTCGCAAGGCGGCCGCCACGGCCCGTACCGAGGCCATCGCAGCAGGTGGGCTCCCCGCCGACATCGTTGCGCCCGACGACAGCCCGACCCGCAACGACGACATCGTTCAGCGGCTGGTGGGGTCGGAGCCCGTGATCGCGCACGTCGCCGCGTTCTGGGAGGCGCTCGCCGACGACCTGGCTTCTCCCAGGGCGGTGGCGGCGCTTTGGGATGCGCTCCGGGATGACGATCTTGGTCCTGCGGAGCGCTGGGCGTTGCTGGCCGACGTCGACCGGGCGCTGGGGCTGGGCCTCGCCGCCGCCGCTGACCCCGATGCGGTGGCCGAGGCCACCGGCACCGACGAGCGCATCGATGCGTTGCTGGCCGAGCGGCAGGTGGCTCGCGCCGAACGCAATTTTGTTCGGGCGGACGAAATCCGCGACGAGCTGGTCGCTGAGAACGTCATCGTGACCGACACGGCCGACGGGGCGACGTGGCGGCGCTCCGCCGGCTGA
- a CDS encoding M23 family metallopeptidase: MMTPLSSLAKQRGRRTLGAAALSGALLIGTVGGGVPAGAEEEPPEATEPVAPPTTAAPATTAAPTTAAPTTAAPTTAAPVTAPPVTAPPPTQAPETTQAPGPTPTAPPATQAPTQTTPTLPEATLPPPGAEEPEEDGGGDVGEVVTPPPAPSGDPGDAGGSNTGGGAVVGSSPIRELAPGIWETPVLVGGEAGVQGVSLRETATKVRKEAESVAFSVEEQRSAAKARVIEAETALVQAERAVNNARKDLDSREATSELARKQLSRMSVASYTNLYGENDPDVLALTGQTMRSSVVREYSGTVMVGADENQVSASKGLESAQASVKKLTTAREGAKAALAESRKGLADTEASLAKVVSEASSLTFDDPDVPDETTPALPELPEGALATTTAGGSPEAQQPDAALAALLANDLTVTYPIAGDWNFIDSWGYDRDGGKRRHQGADMFSRYGTPVVAVEDGVVRVATNRLGGNTVYLYGRSGNRYYYAHLSAVAEGVDGQQVEVGQFLGKVGTSGNAIGTPPHLHFEVKPSGGETSNPYPVAKALALAVTQAREAGATPTVRAQDLPKLPEELGRTLWTSGKVRSDTLLKLGTDDWVTLINRTVLPVEALSLADPLIATAVAQRLGDKVDPESLPKVTGGVVTTAPAPVALPSDAKAPMPSPPTSQAAPTNLGGG, encoded by the coding sequence ATGATGACCCCTCTGAGCAGCCTGGCTAAGCAACGTGGCCGACGAACCCTGGGCGCAGCCGCGCTGTCGGGAGCGCTGCTCATTGGCACGGTCGGTGGTGGAGTGCCGGCGGGTGCAGAGGAAGAGCCACCTGAGGCGACCGAACCGGTGGCTCCGCCGACCACTGCTGCGCCCGCGACGACGGCGGCGCCGACCACTGCTGCGCCCACCACTGCTGCGCCCACGACGGCGGCCCCGGTGACCGCTCCTCCGGTGACAGCGCCTCCGCCCACCCAGGCCCCCGAGACCACCCAGGCGCCGGGACCGACGCCGACGGCACCGCCGGCCACCCAGGCGCCGACACAAACCACCCCGACGCTTCCCGAGGCAACGCTTCCTCCGCCGGGTGCCGAGGAGCCGGAGGAAGACGGCGGCGGTGACGTGGGCGAGGTTGTTACGCCGCCTCCCGCGCCTTCAGGCGACCCGGGAGATGCAGGGGGAAGCAACACCGGTGGCGGTGCGGTCGTTGGATCAAGCCCCATTCGCGAGTTGGCGCCGGGCATCTGGGAGACCCCGGTCCTGGTTGGCGGCGAGGCCGGCGTTCAGGGTGTCAGCCTGCGTGAGACCGCCACCAAGGTGCGCAAGGAGGCCGAATCGGTCGCCTTCTCGGTTGAGGAGCAGCGGTCGGCCGCCAAGGCCCGGGTCATCGAGGCTGAAACGGCCCTGGTACAGGCGGAACGTGCGGTCAACAACGCTCGGAAGGACCTCGACAGTCGAGAGGCCACCTCCGAGCTGGCCCGCAAGCAGCTGTCCCGCATGAGTGTGGCGTCCTACACCAACCTCTACGGAGAGAATGATCCCGACGTGCTGGCGTTGACCGGCCAGACCATGCGGTCGAGCGTGGTTCGCGAGTATTCGGGCACCGTCATGGTGGGCGCCGACGAGAACCAGGTGAGTGCGTCGAAAGGCCTCGAGTCCGCGCAGGCGAGCGTCAAGAAGCTGACCACTGCACGTGAAGGTGCCAAGGCGGCGCTCGCTGAGTCCCGGAAGGGGTTGGCGGACACCGAGGCCAGCTTGGCCAAGGTGGTGTCCGAGGCCTCGTCGCTGACGTTTGATGACCCCGACGTCCCCGACGAAACCACGCCCGCACTGCCCGAACTGCCGGAGGGGGCACTGGCGACGACGACCGCCGGAGGCTCGCCGGAAGCGCAGCAGCCCGATGCGGCGCTCGCAGCGCTGCTGGCCAACGACCTCACCGTCACCTACCCCATTGCCGGCGATTGGAACTTCATCGACTCGTGGGGGTACGACCGGGACGGCGGCAAGCGCCGTCACCAGGGCGCCGACATGTTCTCCCGTTACGGCACCCCGGTGGTGGCGGTGGAGGACGGCGTGGTGCGGGTGGCAACCAACCGGCTCGGTGGCAACACGGTGTATCTCTACGGTCGGTCCGGAAACCGTTACTACTACGCCCACCTGTCGGCGGTGGCCGAGGGCGTCGACGGTCAACAGGTGGAGGTGGGCCAGTTCTTGGGCAAGGTGGGTACCTCGGGTAACGCCATCGGCACGCCTCCCCACCTTCACTTCGAGGTGAAGCCGTCCGGGGGGGAGACCTCCAACCCCTATCCGGTGGCCAAAGCGCTGGCGCTGGCCGTCACCCAGGCCCGGGAGGCCGGTGCCACGCCCACCGTTCGTGCCCAAGACCTCCCAAAGCTGCCGGAGGAGCTCGGTCGCACACTGTGGACCTCGGGCAAGGTGCGTTCGGACACCCTGCTCAAACTTGGCACCGACGACTGGGTCACGCTGATCAATCGCACGGTGCTGCCCGTTGAGGCCCTGTCGCTGGCCGATCCGCTGATCGCCACCGCCGTCGCTCAACGGTTGGGTGACAAGGTGGACCCCGAATCGCTCCCCAAGGTGACCGGAGGTGTGGTGACCACCGCTCCGGCGCCGGTGGCGTTGCCGTCCGACGCAAAAGCCCCGATGCCGTCGCCTCCAACCAGCCAGGCCGCTCCGACCAACCTCGGCGGCGGCTAG
- a CDS encoding MBL fold metallo-hydrolase, giving the protein MTTDAVNTRIWSDARAEIHQVVVGPMDNNVYVLRCRRSGDAVLIDAANEHDVLLELAKNLGVRQVLETHGHWDHIQAVTQMRDAGYSVGITSEDASMLPSYDEILGDEEVIQVGDLRLHTIHTPGHTPGSMCFSIEGAPVLFSGDTLFPGGPGNTTFEGGDFNTIIESLEQRLFRPLAADTLVLPGHGDHTTIGTEAPHLDEWVDRGW; this is encoded by the coding sequence ATGACCACCGACGCCGTCAACACCCGTATCTGGTCCGACGCCCGAGCCGAGATCCATCAGGTCGTGGTGGGCCCGATGGACAACAACGTCTACGTGTTGCGCTGCCGACGGTCGGGCGACGCCGTGCTGATCGATGCAGCCAACGAACACGACGTGCTCCTCGAGTTGGCCAAGAATCTGGGCGTTCGCCAGGTTCTGGAGACCCACGGCCACTGGGACCACATCCAGGCGGTGACACAGATGCGCGACGCGGGCTACTCGGTGGGCATCACCTCCGAGGATGCCTCGATGCTGCCCTCCTACGACGAGATTCTCGGTGACGAGGAGGTGATTCAGGTGGGCGATCTCCGGCTGCACACCATCCACACCCCGGGCCACACACCAGGATCGATGTGTTTTTCCATCGAGGGGGCACCCGTGTTGTTCTCGGGCGACACGCTCTTTCCTGGCGGCCCGGGCAACACCACCTTCGAGGGTGGCGACTTCAACACGATCATCGAGTCGCTGGAACAGCGGCTCTTCCGCCCCCTCGCCGCCGACACGCTGGTGCTGCCCGGGCACGGCGATCACACCACGATCGGCACGGAGGCACCGCACCTCGACGAGTGGGTGGATCGCGGGTGGTAG